The segment TTTTCGTGGTGGAAGAGTTTCGCACCCGTGTACGTCAGGATCACCCACAGCCCAAATGCCACCAGCAACAGCCAACCGAGCCGCACACGCTTGAAGACGCGAACAAATGCGACAACAACGACCGCAGCTAGCAGAGCCAACTTGGCGATGTTGAAGAACACCTCGAGATAAGCTTCACCCAGTCCTATGTACATATCGGATAACGCTAGCGATCAGCGGGTACGTGGGACCGGAGCGGAGGCGGTAAAATGCCGAAGGCAACCGCCGCAGCGCAGGGCACACGTACTCCGTTGCATCGCCTTGTTATCCGCCCTCGTTCCTTTCAAGAGCGGTAAGCACAGCCATGTAGCGACCTATTTGCTTGGACACATATTCCATGGGTGTCCCACCCGACCGGGCTGGGATGCTAGCATCCGCACCGCCAGCGAGCAGCGCCTCAACGGCCCGGTAGTCAGCATTGGAACAAGCAAGCCAAAGCGGGGTCTGCCCCATATCGTCTGTCGCATTGGCCTTAGCGCCGGCCTCAAGCAGTATCGTAATCATCGCTGCATTATTAGACATGGCTGCTACATGCAGCGGTGATCGCCCATCGCCCATGTACGGTCGTGAGTCACG is part of the Neorhodopirellula lusitana genome and harbors:
- a CDS encoding ankyrin repeat domain-containing protein, whose product is MADTISPPTALFAALERFDDAAAIRAIEAGGDVNARDSRPYMGDGRSPLHVAAMSNNAAMITILLEAGAKANATDDMGQTPLWLACSNADYRAVEALLAGGADASIPARSGGTPMEYVSKQIGRYMAVLTALERNEGG